In uncultured Treponema sp., one genomic interval encodes:
- a CDS encoding ATP-binding cassette domain-containing protein, translating into MAYISCENLVVGYDGKAVSPPVSFTVEKGSYVCILGENGSGKTTLMRTLVGLQKKISGEFLFGDGLCKNETGYLPQKLSVSADFPASVREIVLSGTLGQFKNRPFYGKAQKLIADEQMEKVGIASLSHRRFTELSGGQQQRTLLARALCAAKKLIFLDEPVSALDPAAAKEFYAILEKLNNEGLSVVMVSHDLDCLDYASHILSFRGGKVQFESRVDFCKNSSSKKADIKRG; encoded by the coding sequence ATGGCGTACATTTCTTGCGAGAATCTTGTGGTCGGATATGACGGAAAGGCAGTTTCGCCGCCGGTGAGTTTTACAGTGGAAAAAGGAAGCTACGTTTGCATTCTTGGCGAAAACGGAAGCGGAAAAACAACCCTTATGAGAACGCTTGTTGGGCTTCAGAAAAAAATCAGCGGAGAATTTTTGTTCGGAGACGGACTTTGCAAAAACGAGACCGGCTATCTTCCGCAGAAACTTTCTGTTAGCGCAGATTTTCCGGCTTCCGTACGCGAGATTGTGCTTTCTGGAACGCTCGGGCAGTTTAAAAACCGGCCTTTTTACGGAAAAGCGCAGAAACTGATTGCGGACGAGCAGATGGAAAAAGTCGGAATCGCTTCCCTTTCGCATAGGCGTTTTACGGAACTTTCAGGCGGACAGCAGCAGAGAACTCTTCTTGCGCGAGCATTGTGCGCCGCAAAAAAACTGATTTTTCTTGACGAGCCTGTTTCTGCGCTTGACCCTGCCGCCGCAAAGGAATTCTACGCCATCTTGGAAAAGCTCAACAATGAAGGGCTTTCCGTTGTAATGGTGAGCCACGATTTGGACTGCCTTGATTACGCATCGCACATTCTTTCGTTCAGAGGCGGAAAAGTTCAGTTTGAAAGCCGCGTGGATTTTTGCAAAAACTCATCGTCTAAAAAAGCAGACATAAAACGCGGCTGA
- a CDS encoding M15 family metallopeptidase, translating into MTKKTLFEIFAVAGIFCLAGCAKKSYAQPFKPAAKISSAEEEKFDRVFQKMSGRAKEAICVTEENKAEFLKDLHEILEEEKTFRADGKSLFFLIDKNHAVPSSYVPKDLVSLEKNSLFDLNKAGMKIRPEAYTALNEMAQAALNDGIRLLVSSAYRSYSYQENLFNHYVSADGLEQAERESARPGTSQHQLGTAVDFGSISDDFDKTQMGQWVYKNAADYGWSLSFPKGYEDVTGYRWECWHFRYIGKNACRFQQKWFGGIQQFMLEFIDLWKNC; encoded by the coding sequence ATGACTAAAAAAACACTTTTTGAGATTTTTGCGGTTGCAGGAATTTTTTGTCTTGCAGGCTGCGCGAAAAAATCTTATGCACAGCCTTTTAAACCGGCTGCAAAAATTTCATCTGCGGAAGAAGAAAAGTTCGACAGAGTTTTTCAGAAAATGTCAGGCAGAGCAAAAGAAGCCATTTGTGTTACAGAAGAAAACAAGGCGGAATTTTTAAAAGACCTTCACGAGATTCTTGAGGAGGAAAAGACATTCCGTGCGGACGGCAAAAGCCTTTTCTTTTTAATTGACAAAAACCACGCCGTGCCTTCCTCCTACGTGCCGAAAGACTTGGTTTCTTTGGAAAAGAACAGCCTCTTTGACCTGAACAAAGCCGGAATGAAAATCCGCCCGGAAGCTTATACCGCTTTGAATGAAATGGCGCAGGCGGCGTTAAATGACGGAATCAGGCTTTTGGTAAGCTCCGCCTACCGCTCTTATTCTTACCAGGAAAATCTTTTTAACCACTACGTAAGCGCGGACGGACTTGAACAAGCTGAACGCGAAAGCGCGCGCCCTGGAACAAGCCAGCATCAGCTTGGAACGGCGGTTGATTTCGGCTCGATTTCTGATGACTTTGACAAGACTCAAATGGGGCAATGGGTCTATAAAAACGCCGCAGATTATGGCTGGTCTCTTTCGTTTCCAAAAGGCTATGAAGATGTTACCGGCTACCGCTGGGAATGCTGGCACTTCCGCTACATAGGAAAAAACGCCTGCCGTTTTCAGCAGAAATGGTTCGGCGGAATCCAGCAGTTCATGCTTGAATTTATAGACTTATGGAAAAACTGCTGA
- a CDS encoding metal ABC transporter permease — MEILEKLSYYLSFSFVRYALIVGVLVSLCASLLGTVLVLRRYSLIGDGLSHAAFGAYAVAVTMKLVSDSLFTIPVTVLCAIFLLCMDKKRKVQSDSLIAMISVGALAFGYLVMNVFSTSANVSGDVCTTLFGSTSILTLTKGKVAVSVLISCVTIAAFVFFYNRIFSATFDPDFLRTEDKFAPAYDILIAVITAVVIVLAMNLVGSLLITAILVFPPLSSMRVMKSFKSTVIYSAALGAFSSFLGIMISIVLSTPVGATIVIIDIMIFVLHCVAGRFL, encoded by the coding sequence ATGGAAATTCTTGAAAAACTTTCTTATTACCTTTCATTTTCGTTTGTTCGCTATGCGCTGATTGTCGGCGTTCTGGTTTCTTTGTGCGCGTCGCTTCTGGGAACTGTTCTTGTCCTTCGCCGCTACTCGCTTATTGGAGACGGACTTTCGCACGCCGCGTTCGGAGCGTATGCGGTTGCCGTTACTATGAAGCTTGTGAGCGACAGCCTTTTTACAATTCCGGTTACGGTTCTTTGCGCGATTTTTCTTCTTTGTATGGACAAAAAAAGGAAAGTGCAGTCTGACTCGCTGATTGCGATGATTTCCGTGGGCGCGCTTGCGTTCGGCTATCTTGTGATGAACGTATTTTCAACTTCGGCGAATGTCTCAGGCGATGTCTGCACAACGCTTTTCGGCTCAACCTCGATTCTCACGCTCACAAAAGGCAAGGTCGCAGTCTCAGTCCTCATTTCCTGCGTTACGATTGCCGCGTTCGTCTTTTTCTACAACAGAATTTTTTCAGCGACTTTTGACCCGGACTTTTTGCGCACGGAAGACAAATTTGCGCCAGCCTACGACATTTTAATTGCCGTGATTACAGCCGTTGTGATTGTGCTTGCGATGAATCTTGTAGGCTCGCTTCTGATAACGGCGATTCTTGTTTTTCCGCCTTTAAGCTCAATGCGCGTTATGAAAAGCTTCAAGTCCACAGTGATTTATTCCGCCGCGCTTGGAGCTTTCTCGTCGTTCCTGGGAATTATGATTTCGATTGTTCTTTC